The following coding sequences are from one Dermacentor silvarum isolate Dsil-2018 unplaced genomic scaffold, BIME_Dsil_1.4 Seq9434, whole genome shotgun sequence window:
- the LOC119435837 gene encoding uncharacterized protein LOC119435837: GNVEDLGDIDGVDMWRSLITGAGSPRAEVLHNIDPLWNMSALRVGRYKYVNGTYGGGNYDGWYHPLQVSDSQLGLYRVDNTSGDKYGLHHLYDDHGRDLTTPVDNVMTWLYEPNTNPVPSSGAGGRSNVLDPTCAAARTILSIGRTLPEA, translated from the exons GCGGCAACGTAGAAGACCTAGGCGACATTGATGGCGTCGACATGTGGCGCAGCCTAATCACGGGCGCCGGTTCTCCGAGGGCTGAAGTGCTGCACAACATCGACCCGCTGTGGAACATGTCTGCCTTACGCGTTGGGCGCTACAAGTACGTCAATGGGACGTACGGTGGCGGCAACTACGACGGCTGGTACCATCCGCTGCAAGTCAGCGACTCTCAGCTCGGACTTTACAGAGTGGACAACACTTCAGGGGACAAGTACGGTCTGCACCATCTCTACGACGACCATGGTAGGGATTTGACGACTCCTGTGGACAATGTGATGACGTGGCTGTACGAGCCTAACACTAATCCTGTTCCTTCGTCGGGAGCAGGCGGCAG GAGCAACGTCTTGGATCCGACTTGCGCGGCGGCTCGGACAATCCTGTCCATCGGTCGCACCTTGCCCGAAGCATAG